ACTTGTGGCACTCGATACCATGTTCATGTAAGTTTATGCATAAAGCAGGCTAGGCTTCCGGGATTTCAAGTCTCCCGAGAACTCAGAGCCGCCGACTGCCAAATCGCGGGCTGCCACGGTCCCAATTTGGCTCTGCTCCGCATGTGTAGCCACGTCTCGAGATGTCCCCAGAAATGACCGGTGTATGGGACGGCACACTAGATGCATTTACGGTTGCGTTTGGTAACACTATGTGCAATACTCCTTGCGTATGGTACGAAGATCCTTCTGGATAGACATGGTTGAATCTGCCTGGCGGGAAAAGTCGGTAGTCTGTCTTTCTGGAGTGAGACGCGTAGGAAAGACATTCCTGAGCAGGTCATTAGACGGCGTCGAGTACTTCGACTGTGAGCTACCCCGCACTCGGCGTCAAATGGAAGACCCGGAGGGCTTCCTGAAGGGCCTCGCAGGCCGGAGAATTGTGCTGGATGAGATTCACCGCCTTTCGAATCCATCTGAGTTGCTCAAGATAGCGGCAGACCATTTCCTGAAGACTCACGTTCTTGCCACTGGGTCATCCACACTCGGGGCGTCGGCCAGGTTCAAGGATACGCTGGCCGGCCGGAAGAGGGATCTTTGGCTGACACCAATGAACAGCCACGACCTAGTGGACTTCAAGAACGAGAATCTTGGCCATCGGTTCCTCCGCGGTGGGCTTCCTCCTTTCTTTCTTGCCACGAATATTCCGGACCGGGATTTCCAGGAATGGATTGACGCATTCTGGGCTAAGGACATTCAAGAGCTCTTTCGGTTGGAAAGAAGAGCTTCGTTTCAGCGGTTCGTAGAGCTCCTTCTGGCGCAGAGTGGAAGCATATTCGAAGCAACAAGGTTCGCGCGCTCTTGCGAGGTCAGCCGGACAACGATCTCCAACTATCTTGGCGTGCTTGAAGCTACATTTGTCGCCCACGTGGTTCGACCCTTCACGAGACACAAGCCCACTGAGATCGTAGCCGCTCCTAA
The Candidatus Eisenbacteria bacterium DNA segment above includes these coding regions:
- a CDS encoding DUF4143 domain-containing protein, translating into MVESAWREKSVVCLSGVRRVGKTFLSRSLDGVEYFDCELPRTRRQMEDPEGFLKGLAGRRIVLDEIHRLSNPSELLKIAADHFLKTHVLATGSSTLGASARFKDTLAGRKRDLWLTPMNSHDLVDFKNENLGHRFLRGGLPPFFLATNIPDRDFQEWIDAFWAKDIQELFRLERRASFQRFVELLLAQSGSIFEATRFARSCEVSRTTISNYLGVLEATFVAHVVRPFTRHKPTEIVAAPKVYGFDTGFVCCHRGWHDLREEDMGQLWEHYVLNEIQSILQTRTVRYWRDKRGHEVDFVYSVRGQSPAAIECKWSADGFDSRNLQAFRRQYPIGPNYVVANDVTRSYRKKCGDIEVQFVGLSGLVANLER